A region from the Pseudomonas sp. KU26590 genome encodes:
- a CDS encoding AprI/Inh family metalloprotease inhibitor produces MASSLRLASPAELAGPWQFYAKDDAQKPCTLILQEQDGQLAGDLACAGHWLGGTPATWYPTPDGIALVDNHDELLVHMGRQREGFYMAQLPDGRTLFLQREAASATPRS; encoded by the coding sequence ATGGCCAGCAGCCTACGTCTCGCGAGCCCCGCCGAACTGGCGGGACCCTGGCAGTTTTACGCCAAGGACGACGCGCAGAAACCCTGCACGTTGATTCTGCAAGAACAGGACGGCCAGCTCGCCGGGGATCTGGCCTGCGCCGGTCACTGGTTGGGCGGAACACCGGCAACCTGGTACCCGACGCCTGATGGCATCGCGCTGGTCGACAACCACGACGAACTGCTGGTGCACATGGGTCGCCAGCGAGAAGGGTTCTACATGGCCCAGCTGCCCGATGGCCGCACCCTTTTTCTGCAACGCGAAGCCGCAAGCGCCACCCCACGTTCCTGA